In Haliotis asinina isolate JCU_RB_2024 chromosome 16, JCU_Hal_asi_v2, whole genome shotgun sequence, the following are encoded in one genomic region:
- the LOC137267994 gene encoding solute carrier family 25 member 35-like translates to MSEKHGAVEFVLGGIATCGAGFFTNPLEVVKTRMQLQGELQSRGQYAIHYRNAAHAFYTVAKNDGILALQSGLVPALWYQFFMNGIRLGSYQLLINLGVTMDETGHPSFVRSIMAGAFAGCVGAMVGSPFYMVKTHLQAQAVRDIAVGTQHPHESMSHGIRTIYSQFGLVGLWRGVNAAICRVTVGSASQLSTFSIAKDYIVEYKWFPKDSWMNALLASMASGIIVTCFMTPFDVVTTRLYNQGVDARGKGLLYSGVSDCLMKILRKEGIWGFYKGWGASYFRLGPHTVISLVLWDEVRKLYSMWKRPQKDKKGTYQS, encoded by the exons ATGTCTGAGAAACATGGAGCCGTGGAGTTTGTGTTAGGAGGCATAGCGACATGTGGGgcaggtttcttcacaaaccCCCTAGAGGTTGTGAAGACGCGAATGCAGCTCCAGGGAGAACTCCAATCAAGGGGCCAGTACGCCATTCACTACAGGAACGCTGCCCATGCCTTCTACACCGTAGCCAAAAATGATGGAATATTGGCCCTACAGAGTGGCCTTGTCCCTGCGCTGTGGTACCAGTTCTTTATGAACGGTATACGTCTTGGAAGCTACCAACTCCTGATAAACTTGGGAGTGACCATGGACGAAACTGGACATCCAAGCTTTGTGCGCAGCATCATGGCCGGAGCATTTGCAGGATGTGTTGGAGCCATGGTTGGGAGCCCATTTTACATG GTGAAAACCCATCTTCAGGCCCAGGCTGTACGGGACATCGCCGTGGGAACCCAGCATCCCCATGAGAGCATGAGTCATGGGATACGAACTATATACTCCCAGTTCGGGCTGGTGGGATTATGGCGAGGGGTCAACGCTGCGATCTGCCGGGTAACAGTCGGATCCGCATCACAGCTGTCCACTTTCTCCATCGCCAAGGATTACATTGTGGAATACAAG TGGTTTCCTAAAGACAGCTGGATGAATGCTCTGTTGGCCAGCATGGCCAGCGGTATCATTGTGACCTGCTTCATGACACCCTTCGACGTGGTGACGACCAGACTCTACAACCAAGGCGTGGATGCAAGAGGAAAGGGCTTGCTGTACTCTGGGGTGTCTGATTGTCTAATGAAGATTCTCAGGAAAGAGGGGATCTGGGGATTCTACAAAGGCTGGGGGGCAAGCTACTTTCGACTGGGGCCCCACACAGTCATCAGTCTTGTGCTGTGGGACGAGGTGCGCAAACTCTACTCCATGTGGAAGCGACCTCAAAAAGACAAGAAGGGAACATACCAgagttga